A single genomic interval of Gemmatimonadota bacterium harbors:
- a CDS encoding alpha/beta fold hydrolase encodes MSAPAQSAPDDLERRVAHGYAVSTGGVRIHYAALGDAQKPLVIMIHGFPDFWYTWRHQMTALSDDYYVVAMDQRGYNLSDKPKGVEQYDMALLVDDVAAVMRALGRERGIVVGHDWGGAVAWAVAMMRPALVEKLIILNLPHMRGLRRELATNAEQARNSQYARNFQMPDAASALTPEGLASWVTDAAARPKYVEAFRRSDAEGMLAYYRQNYPREPYMVDSSPVTKVQAPVLMIHGLGDRYLLPGALNDTWQWVGQDLTITTIPGAGHFVQHDATAMVNRTIRMWLAR; translated from the coding sequence ATGTCCGCCCCCGCGCAGTCGGCTCCTGATGACCTCGAACGCCGGGTCGCCCACGGTTACGCCGTCTCCACCGGCGGAGTCCGCATCCACTACGCCGCGCTCGGCGACGCGCAAAAGCCATTGGTCATCATGATCCATGGCTTTCCCGACTTCTGGTATACGTGGCGCCACCAGATGACGGCGCTCTCGGACGACTACTACGTGGTGGCCATGGACCAGCGTGGCTACAACCTGAGCGACAAGCCAAAAGGTGTGGAGCAGTACGACATGGCGCTCCTGGTGGACGATGTCGCCGCGGTGATGCGCGCGCTGGGCCGTGAACGGGGCATCGTCGTGGGGCACGACTGGGGCGGGGCGGTGGCCTGGGCGGTGGCGATGATGCGCCCCGCACTCGTCGAGAAGCTCATCATCCTCAACCTGCCGCACATGCGTGGCCTGCGGCGAGAACTGGCCACCAATGCGGAGCAGGCGCGCAACAGCCAATACGCGCGCAATTTCCAGATGCCTGATGCGGCCAGCGCGCTCACGCCGGAAGGGCTGGCGTCGTGGGTCACGGATGCGGCCGCCCGGCCGAAGTACGTGGAGGCCTTTCGGCGGTCGGACGCCGAGGGGATGCTCGCCTACTACAGGCAGAACTATCCGCGTGAGCCCTACATGGTGGATTCATCACCGGTGACCAAGGTGCAGGCCCCGGTGTTGATGATTCATGGGCTGGGAGATCGGTACTTGCTCCCGGGGGCGCTCAACGACACCTGGCAGTGGGTGGGACAGGACCTCACCATCACGACGATTCCTGGGGCGGGTCACTTTGTGCAGCACGATGCCACCGCGATGGTGAACCGGACGATCCGCATGTGGCTGGCGCGGTGA
- a CDS encoding CocE/NonD family hydrolase: MTARTFAAALIALLAVGRPVVAQSTPVPLPPAPPTHAVTVEHEVFIPMRDGTRLGATIVRPAAPGRYPVVVRYWPYGRTLDTYFAERGYVTVLAEGRGTGSSTGIMADYFDAISFRDGYDVVEWAAAQPWSTGKVGMWGISYGAINATRVAALKPPHLAAIAVNSSYANFYGDHWYPGGVRSNHPYVWHGASNVLSTMLRGPVYPGADGEPTLDLDRWQAKVRDNGWEGFFAPQWAHDRYDAYWQEKDLRSKYADYAVPTLQVGNYFDHARNHDEAYLTWQVLKAKRIPQKLIVGPWTHGGFGPAHPIDFSRTVLAWFDHFLKGIDTGITREPPVTLFVMRENAWRSEDSWPIARTVPTTYFLDGNGTLSVTAPRDTTARTFSYRPWVGSASGPYGTWFDARYEDYLVLPDQRIDEGESLTYTTGPLGGDVESTGMPEITFVATSTAANTDFTIKLSDVSPDGRSDLVTRGWLNSSYRESDVNPRTPAEWKVVPTSEITPGVAYRYRATLQNVSYLFRKGHRIRVTIASSDWPSNWPNPLPAENTVHVAHDGVAGVSRLVLPVVPAAAAPRPAPRLALLPPAPIPVRDPNGPRYSVEHDLTANTVTYRSAATAQQPVPGGTMEQVVDWRIDLTKAPPYRQVIEYVTTRTIRRSGHRDLRVIYRVRTDSAGPRATVEWQELPIP, from the coding sequence ATGACCGCTCGCACGTTCGCCGCCGCGTTGATCGCCCTCCTGGCGGTCGGCCGCCCCGTTGTGGCTCAGTCGACTCCGGTCCCGCTCCCACCAGCACCACCCACCCACGCGGTCACTGTCGAGCACGAGGTCTTCATCCCCATGCGCGACGGGACGCGACTCGGCGCGACCATCGTTCGCCCCGCTGCTCCCGGGCGCTACCCCGTTGTGGTTCGCTATTGGCCCTACGGCCGCACGCTCGACACGTACTTCGCGGAGCGGGGTTACGTGACCGTGCTTGCGGAGGGGCGCGGCACGGGCAGCTCCACCGGCATCATGGCCGATTACTTCGACGCCATCTCGTTCCGTGACGGCTATGACGTCGTGGAGTGGGCCGCCGCCCAGCCGTGGTCCACGGGCAAGGTCGGGATGTGGGGGATTTCCTACGGGGCCATCAATGCCACGCGGGTCGCGGCGCTCAAGCCGCCGCACCTCGCGGCGATCGCGGTCAACAGCTCGTACGCCAACTTCTATGGCGACCACTGGTATCCTGGTGGGGTGCGCTCCAACCACCCCTACGTCTGGCATGGTGCGTCGAACGTCCTCTCCACCATGCTGCGCGGACCCGTGTATCCCGGGGCTGACGGCGAGCCCACGCTCGACCTCGATCGGTGGCAGGCGAAGGTGCGTGACAACGGCTGGGAAGGGTTCTTTGCGCCGCAGTGGGCACATGACCGCTACGACGCGTACTGGCAGGAGAAGGACCTGCGCAGCAAGTACGCCGACTACGCGGTGCCAACACTACAGGTCGGCAACTACTTCGATCACGCGCGCAACCACGACGAGGCCTACCTCACCTGGCAGGTGCTGAAGGCGAAGCGGATCCCGCAGAAGCTCATTGTCGGACCCTGGACCCATGGGGGCTTCGGACCCGCACATCCCATCGACTTTTCGCGCACCGTCCTTGCCTGGTTCGATCACTTCCTCAAGGGGATCGACACCGGGATCACGCGCGAGCCACCGGTGACCCTGTTCGTCATGCGCGAGAACGCGTGGCGGTCCGAAGACAGCTGGCCCATCGCCCGAACGGTGCCCACGACCTATTTCCTCGACGGCAACGGCACCCTGTCTGTGACTGCGCCACGCGACACCACCGCGCGAACGTTCAGCTACCGTCCGTGGGTGGGGAGCGCCTCCGGGCCCTACGGCACCTGGTTCGATGCGCGGTACGAGGACTACCTCGTCCTTCCCGACCAGCGGATCGATGAGGGAGAATCGCTCACCTACACGACCGGGCCGCTGGGGGGTGACGTCGAGTCGACGGGAATGCCCGAGATCACCTTCGTCGCCACGTCGACCGCGGCCAACACCGACTTCACCATCAAGCTCAGCGACGTGTCGCCGGACGGGCGATCCGACCTGGTGACGCGTGGGTGGCTCAACTCCTCATACCGCGAGTCCGACGTGAATCCCCGGACGCCGGCCGAGTGGAAGGTGGTCCCGACGAGTGAGATCACACCGGGTGTTGCGTATCGGTACCGGGCCACGCTGCAGAACGTGTCCTACCTCTTCCGAAAGGGGCATCGCATCCGCGTCACCATCGCCTCCAGCGATTGGCCCTCCAACTGGCCCAACCCGCTCCCGGCGGAGAACACGGTGCACGTGGCGCACGATGGCGTCGCGGGGGTGTCGCGGCTCGTCCTTCCCGTGGTCCCCGCGGCGGCTGCCCCGCGTCCGGCGCCGCGGCTGGCGTTGCTGCCACCGGCGCCCATTCCCGTACGCGACCCCAACGGTCCGCGCTATTCGGTGGAGCACGACCTCACGGCGAACACCGTTACCTACCGTTCCGCAGCGACTGCCCAACAGCCCGTACCTGGCGGCACCATGGAGCAGGTGGTCGACTGGCGCATCGACCTGACGAAGGCGCCACCGTATCGGCAGGTGATCGAGTATGTCACCACGCGCACGATCCGGCGCTCCGGCCACCGGGACCTTCGTGTGATTTATCGGGTGCGCACCGATTCGGCGGGGCCGCGCGCGACCGTGGAGTGGCAGGAGCTGCCCATACCCTGA